In the genome of Burkholderia diffusa, one region contains:
- a CDS encoding bestrophin family protein, whose amino-acid sequence MIVRPREHWLRMLLVWNGSVLPTILPQLVLTLAISLVAVWGGGRVLGEKVPLNPTPFTLIGLTLAIFAGFRNNASYERYREGRQLWGGVLTATRTLVSQALCYGAIDGDADARQAFVRKVVAFVHALKHQLRGTDPSVDLRTLLDDATCTRIAAARFAPIAIVHELRQRFTARADAGHLADTRLWMLDARLDDLVSMVSGCERIASTPIPFSYDVLLHRTIYAYCVLLPFGLVDSIGAATPFVTVFVAYTLIALDAIAHAIAEPFGDGPNHLALDAMTRTIERTLLELNREPLPAELTPGPAYRLT is encoded by the coding sequence ATGATCGTTCGGCCGCGCGAGCACTGGCTGCGGATGCTGCTCGTCTGGAACGGATCGGTGCTGCCGACCATCCTGCCGCAGCTCGTGCTGACGCTTGCGATCAGTCTGGTCGCGGTATGGGGCGGCGGCCGCGTGCTCGGCGAGAAAGTGCCGCTGAACCCGACGCCGTTCACGCTGATCGGCCTCACGCTCGCGATCTTCGCGGGGTTTCGCAACAACGCAAGCTACGAACGCTATCGCGAGGGTCGGCAGCTGTGGGGCGGCGTGCTGACCGCCACGCGCACGCTGGTATCGCAGGCGCTCTGCTACGGCGCGATCGACGGCGACGCCGACGCAAGGCAGGCGTTCGTACGCAAGGTCGTCGCATTCGTCCATGCGTTGAAGCATCAGCTGCGCGGCACCGATCCCTCAGTGGACCTGCGCACGCTGCTCGACGACGCTACCTGTACACGCATCGCCGCCGCCCGGTTTGCACCGATCGCGATCGTCCATGAGCTGCGACAAAGATTCACCGCACGTGCCGACGCGGGCCATCTCGCCGATACCCGGCTGTGGATGCTCGACGCGCGCCTCGACGATCTCGTGTCGATGGTGAGCGGCTGCGAGCGCATCGCGTCGACACCGATCCCGTTCTCGTACGACGTGCTGCTGCACCGGACCATCTACGCATACTGCGTGCTGCTGCCGTTCGGCCTCGTCGATTCGATCGGCGCGGCGACGCCGTTCGTCACCGTGTTCGTGGCCTATACGCTGATCGCGCTCGATGCGATCGCGCATGCGATCGCCGAGCCGTTCGGCGACGGACCAAACCACCTCGCACTCGATGCGATGACGCGGACGATCGAGCGCACGCTGCTCGAACTGAACCGCGAACCGTTGCCGGCGGAACTGACACCGGGCCCCGCGTATCGGCTCACCTGA